The genomic DNA GGATTTTCAGGAATAATAATAAATACAGGCGAAGATAATTATCTAACAACAGCAGATGCATATGAAGAAGCTCACACAGTATTAACCTCAGATTTAATAAATGAACAACTTGCATTGATGGCCGGAATACCAGAAGAACAAATGGGATTGGGACATGCGTTTGAAATGAATCCAGATCTTACAAATGGTTTCTTATATGAATTAGCTCAGGCACAAATGTTAAGAGAAATATTCCCTAAAGCACCGTTGAAATATATGCCGCCAACAAAATATATGACAGGAAATATATTTAAAGGGCATGTTCAGGATGCTCTGTTTAACGTAATATCAATATGGACACATCAGGGCATTCAATTACTTGGAATGCTAACAGAAGCAATACATACACCATTTATGTCAGATAGATATTTATCAATAGAAAATGCTAGATACATATTCAATAATTTGAAAAACCTTGGAGATGAAATAGAATTCAAAAAAGATGGAATTATTCAAAAAAGAGCACAAGAAGTGTTAGATAAATCAATAGAATTATTAGAAAAAATGATGCATGATGGATTATTTGTATCATTATCAAAAGGGACATTTGCAAATATAAAAAGACCAATTGATGGTGGAAAAGGATTAGATGGAGTATTTGAAAAAGGAGAAAATTACATTAATCCGTTTATTAAAATAATGTTGGAGGCTGAAAGACCATGAGTGGAGGATTATATTCTACAGAGAAAAAAGATTTTGATAAAACATTAAATTTAAAAGCAATAAAACCATATGGAGACACAATGAATGATGGGAAAACACAGCTTAGCTTTACATTGCCGGTACCAGATGGTGATGAAGCAGTAGAAGCTGCAAAACAATTGATGAAAAAAATGGGTTTTGAAGAACCTATGGTAGTTTATCATAAAGAATTAACAAAAGGTTTCACATTTATAATTGCATATGGAAGTTGTACCCATACGGTTGATTATACCTCGATACATGTGCCAAAAGTAGAATCGACAACATGGTCAATGGAAGAAACAGATGAATTTATTGAAAAGAATATAGGAAGAAAAATTAGAGTAATAGGTGCATGTATAGGAACAGATGCTCATACTGTTGGTATAGATGCAATAATGAATATGAAAGGATATGCAGGACATTACGGATTAGAGAGATACAAAATGTTTGAAACATTAAATATGGGAAGTCAAGTTCCGCCCGAAGAATTTGTGGCTAAAGCAATAGAGTTTGATGCTGATGTATTACTTGTTTCTCAAATAGTTACACAAAAAAATATTCACATAAAACATCTTACAGAGTTAGTAGAATTATTAGAAGCAGAAGGTATAAGAGACAAAGTAATATTAATAGCAGGCGGACCAAGAATAACTCATGAATTAGTGAAAGAAATAGGTTATGATGCAGGATTTGGTGCTAACACATATGCGGATGATGTAGCTTCATATATAGCTCAGGAAATGCATAAAAGACAACAAGAAAAAAAACAAGGAGGTAAAAAAGAATGAGATTAGAAGGAAAAGTATGTATAGTAACAGGGGGAGCAAGAGGATTAGGAAAAGCCATGGTGGAAAAATTTGCAAAAGAAGGAGCTAAAAAAGTATATGCATGTGATTTAAATGAAGAAGCATTAAAAGAATTAGAAAAGGAATATAAAAATGTGAAAGGTTATAAATTAAGCGTAACAGACAGAAAAGCAATAGAGGAATTTAAAGAAAAAGTAATAAAAGAAGAAGGAAAAGTTGATGTATTAGTAAATAATGCAGGAATAACAAGAGATGCATTAATACAGAAAATGAGTGAAGAAGATTGGGATATGGTAATAGATGTAAACTTAAAAGGTGTATTTAACATGACACAACAATTTGGACCAGAAATGATAAAAGCGGGTAAAGGATCAATAATAAACATATCATCAGTAGTTGGAATATATGGAAACATAGGACAAACAAACTATGCGGCAACAAAGGGTGGAGTAATAGCAATGACAAAAACATGGGCAAAAGAATTTGCAAGAAAAGGAGCACAGGTAAGGGTAAATGCAATAGCACCAGGATTTATAAAAACACCAATGACAAAAGATTTGCCAGAAAAAGTAATAGAAATAGTAAAAAACAAAACAACATTACAAAGAATGGGAGAACCAGAAGAAATAGCAAATGCGGCATTATTTCTCGCAAGTGATGAATCGAGTTTCATAACAGGTCATATACTTAGTGTAGATGGTGGATTGGTATTATAAGTTAGCATTCTAAAAAAAGGGGGACAAAAAATGGAAAAAGTATATATAGTAGGT from Marinitoga sp. 1197 includes the following:
- the fabG gene encoding 3-oxoacyl-[acyl-carrier-protein] reductase; translation: MRLEGKVCIVTGGARGLGKAMVEKFAKEGAKKVYACDLNEEALKELEKEYKNVKGYKLSVTDRKAIEEFKEKVIKEEGKVDVLVNNAGITRDALIQKMSEEDWDMVIDVNLKGVFNMTQQFGPEMIKAGKGSIINISSVVGIYGNIGQTNYAATKGGVIAMTKTWAKEFARKGAQVRVNAIAPGFIKTPMTKDLPEKVIEIVKNKTTLQRMGEPEEIANAALFLASDESSFITGHILSVDGGLVL
- a CDS encoding OAM dimerization domain-containing protein — translated: MSGGLYSTEKKDFDKTLNLKAIKPYGDTMNDGKTQLSFTLPVPDGDEAVEAAKQLMKKMGFEEPMVVYHKELTKGFTFIIAYGSCTHTVDYTSIHVPKVESTTWSMEETDEFIEKNIGRKIRVIGACIGTDAHTVGIDAIMNMKGYAGHYGLERYKMFETLNMGSQVPPEEFVAKAIEFDADVLLVSQIVTQKNIHIKHLTELVELLEAEGIRDKVILIAGGPRITHELVKEIGYDAGFGANTYADDVASYIAQEMHKRQQEKKQGGKKE